A section of the Archocentrus centrarchus isolate MPI-CPG fArcCen1 chromosome 20, fArcCen1, whole genome shotgun sequence genome encodes:
- the LOC115799062 gene encoding zinc transporter ZIP12: MHFMSSTLCLLLLWLLGRMLEVKGQEQGYLPEALRALNLPLGPDNKPYLQKNRTSVLIATLLRAVHCSELIGTSQDMCEKCLTPDIALSVLKDDGKAFLTEDDYVQISTVLLYYIINLQDLCVSNAAPSSFASSSANFQFYLLALTNLHPAEDNSFLSSNETESILQLINLHYEPSSQHTSSHSQCIDADRLLEDVDIKGNPGAGASAVPRVAAAIISHILQGHCFRRRNLPSPAFFTDYIFQSLNCTSTMQVMDLEELLHQLGVGREGVMHSHDRKRRSIRRGSKKVARQSHDSCNHETGGLNSNWAQVCFSANQLVDIFALDPHLPISKEHFRQISPAIIQQLLGNACEPAEQQTRGSLPTALEKYGYSTAAVLLITLGSMFGICLIFFNSCQETYALILQLFVGLAVGTLSGDALLHLIPQILDLHLSTHSHDDEHFVEEKQYLWKILSMIAGIYSFFLIERLFSFLVSSHSHGHSGELPLELNCNSHSQRGKSISTIQLGPVDDLECTEMSPEHANTRSPSHQRQGISLLAVMVIVGDSLHNFADGLVVGAAFSSSAETGIATTVAILCHEIPHEMGDFAVLLSSGLSVKTAVLMNFLSALTAFMGLYIGLFVSSETEVQQWIFSVTAGIFLYLSLVEMLPEMNRVKTDRPCLMFFLQNLGLLMGWACLLLLALFEHELKF; this comes from the exons ATGCACTTCATGAGCAGTACTCTGtgtttgctgctgctttggCTTCTGGGGAGAATGCTGGAAGTAAAAGGGCAGGAGCAGGGGTACCTGCCGGAGGCTCTCAGGGCCTTGAATCTGCCCCTGGGGCCGGACAACAAGCCTTACCTCCAGAAGAACAGAACCAGTGTACTGATTGCCACGCTTCTTCGGGCAGTGCACTGTTCAGAGCTGATTGGTACCTCTCAGGACATGTGTGAGAAG TGCCTGACACCAGACATAGCCCTATCTGTGCTAAAGGATGATGGGAAGGCATTCCTCACTGAGGACGACTATGTGCAGATCTCAACTGTCTTGCTGTACTATATAATTAATTTGCAAGACCTGTGTGTGTCAAATGCTGCCCCTTCTTCCTTTGCCTCCTCATCTGCGAACTTTCAGTTCTATCTTCTGGCCCTCACTAACCTCCATCCAGCTGAAGACAACAGTTTCCTTTCATCCAATGAAACAGAAAGTATTCTGCAGCTCATCAACCTGCACTATGAGCCATCCAGCCAACACACATCCTCTCATTCTCAA TGCATTGATGCAGATCGTCTCTTGGAAGATGTTGACATTAAGGGAAATCCTGGTGCTGGTGCATCTGCTGTTCCCAGAGTGGCCGCAGCCATCATTAGTCATATTCTCCAAGGCCACTGTTTCAGACGTAGGAACCTGCCATCCCCTGCCTTCTTCACAGACTATATATTTCAGTCTCTAAATTGCACAAGTACCATGCAAGTTATGG ACCTGGAGGAGTTGCTTCATCAGTTGGGAGTAGGACGGGAAGGAGTGATGCACTCTCATGACAGGAAGAGACGAAGCATCCGGAGAGGTTCAAAGAAGGTGGCTAGGCAGTCACACGATAGCTGCAACCATGAAACTGGGGGATTAAACAGTAATTGGGCACAG GTATGTTTTTCGGCCAATCAGCTGGTGGATATTTTTGCTCTGGATCCGCATTTGCCGATTTCCAAGGAACACTTCAGACAAATTTCCCCAGCTATCATTCAGCAGTTGCTAGGCAATGCGTGTGAGCCTGCAGAGCAACAAACAAGAGGATCTCTGCCCACTGCTCTTGAGA AGTATGGCTACAGCACGGCTGCTGTTCTTCTCATTACTCTGGGCTCCATGTTTGGTATCTGCCTGATATTTTTCAACTCCTGCCAGGAAACCTACGCACTcatcctgcagctgtttgtcGGCCTGGCAGTGGGAACGCTCTCAGGAGACGCTCTCTTGCACCTCATACCACAG ATCCTTGACCTTCATCTCAGCACGCACAGTCATGATGATGAGCACTTTGTTGAAGAAAAACAGTATTTGTGGAAGATTTTGAGCATGATTGCTGGGATTTACAGCTTTTTCCTCATTGAAAGACTATTCTCCTTTTTAGTTTCTTCTCATAGTCAT GGTCACTCTGGTGAGCTTCCCTTGGAGCTGAACTGCAACAGTCACTCACAGAGAGGCAAGTCCATCTCCACAATACAGCTG GGACCAGTGGATGACTTGGAGTGTACAGAAATGTCTCCTGAGCATGCAAACACAAGGAGCCCTTCACATCAGA GACAAGGGATTTCTCTGTTAGCTGTGATGGTAATCGTGGGAGACAGTCTTCACAACTTTGCAGATGGCCTGGTTGTTGGGGCAGCTTTCTCCTCTTCAGCTGAGACTGGAATAGCGACAACTGTGGCCATCCTGTGTCACGAGATTCCACATGAGATGG GGGACTTTGCAGTGCTGCTCAGTTCTGGACTCTCAGTGAAGACTGCTGTGCTAATGAACTTTCTCAGCGCTCTGACAGCCTTCATGGGGCTCTACATCGGACTCTTTGTTTCCTCAGAGACAGAAGTGCAGCAGTGGATCTTCTCTGTCACTGCTGGGATTTTTCTCTATTTGTCACTGGTGGAAATG CTTCCAGAGATGAATCGAGTGAAGACCGACAGACCGTGTCTCATGTTTTTCCTCCAGAACCTCGGCCTCCTGATGGGTTGGGCCTGTCTTTTGTTGCTCGCGCTCTTTGAACATGAACTCAAATTCTAA